DNA sequence from the Mustela erminea isolate mMusErm1 chromosome 15, mMusErm1.Pri, whole genome shotgun sequence genome:
GTTCTGCAATATCCGCCTTTATTTTTTACCCACTTGCTCGAACTCCCTACGCTCCCTGGGACGTGCCCTGCGTTCAGCAGCTCTCGCTCCTGCTTGAAGGCTCAGGGTGGCAAGCGTCTTCCCGTTCATGCCACAGACTCTGCgtttctgtttcttgttcttcCAGTTTTGCATTCATTTAGAGCCATTTCGGGGCGGCTAAGAGGAAATACCTAACTTTGCTACATTTTCCTGAAACAATACatcttttgcatattttctgtTTGATGTGTTATGGTTATTTCCTTCTTATAGGACAATTTTTGCTATAAcgtgaagaatatttttttatcacATCCCACAATTGGTTATTACAGAAAAGCTATATTTGATTCCATTAATTTTTACCCATCATCTTGCTAAATTTGGGGATAAGGGTTAATGCTATAGGGACCTAAAGATTAGATGATGGTAGTCTTACATTACATCTTAATTGCATTAATGTATAGTTAATGTATAATGCACCCACActgttttcttgattttggtAGGTATTTTATTGTTGGTTAGGAGGACGCCATTGTTTGCaaaaatacatactgaaatatttgggGATGATCAGTATCATGCCCTTGACTTATTCTAAACAGTTCAGGAAACATACTTTGCTGTATGTACCGTTACTTGcaattttatgtttaagtttaagattttttttttaaatttaggaagcATTTGGAAATGCCCACTTCCAAGAAAGTGGAGACTCAGAAGATAGCCAGGAGATCTTTTAGCCGAGAGGTTTTTGAACACATGCAACTGTGATGCTGGCCAAGTCAGAAAAGTGGACATGTCTTCTGGCAAGAGGCCGCTCGCTGCCTCAGCACCGATGACACCAGCCTGTTGGATAGGTAGTGATGTCTCCAGACAGCCCTGTGTGCTCTCAGTGCCGTCATGTCAGCGGAAGCCTTTGGCTCCACCAGGCATGGCTTCTTATCTTCTTTCACGGCTGCACTCCACTCATCTTTTCTGGAAGCTTGAATCCCAAAATCAGTTGCCATGGAAGACTTTTGTGTCTTGGGCTCAGCTGAACTTCTTCAGAACCAACTTACTAAGTCTCCTGCAAGGCAGGGGCTGgacaagtgacttttttttttttaagattttatttatttatttgacagatggaaatcacaagtaggcagagaagcaggcagagagagaggaggaagcagactccctgccgagcagaaagtctgacgtggggctcgatcccaggaccctgagatcatgacctgagccgaaggcagaggctttaacccactgaacatcCAGGTGCTCTGGACAAGTGACTTTTTGAGGCCCTTCCAATTCTGTGATTCTGGATATAAAACTTAGGGAATGAATGCCTTGGGGATATCAATTCCTGTcagctgcttcccctcccctgtccACCTGCTCCAAGCAAGGGGCGGGGCAGAGAACTTCACGGGTGACCCAACTCAGCTTTCCGGGCAGTGGATTAGACGGAAGGCTTTAAATACTTCCAGCTGTTGCCTTCTCCAGGCAGTTTCTGGGAACATGGCCACGTAGTTCAAGcaatattttgggattttctttAGTAATATTCTATTAAGAAATACCGAATGTCAGTCTCATGAATCAGTTCAGTCACATTCAGAATCTAATGTCTTTCAAACACATAGAGAAACAGAATATACAAATGGATGACAACCAGAAcgtatataaaaatagaactttacCCCACAACCTGCAGCAGCCTGCCCAGGAAACCACCCCCATCTACAATAAACAACCCAGGAAGCCAGGCTACGGTGAGTCAGACCTGCTGTCGCCAGATGGCCATCTCCAGCGACCATCCAGGAGGGTGAACAATAAGTTCTGGAGCAACCGGCAGCCAGTGTCCAGGGCTTGCACCATAACTGACAGTGTCCTTCACTCGTGTCCCTGATTCCAACTCAGGACCCACCAGAGAAAGCCGAATATGACCCCCTAACCAATTACGGGGGGTTAGCACTCCTGGTTACTACTTCCAGTGGACCCAGGCCAGCATCTGCCCCCATCAGGACACGCTAGAGCTGTCCCCGTGTCCACTGTAGACTCTCCCTTCTCCCGCCTGCCTTCAGTCTCCCCCAAATGCCAGTGATGATGGCGACGCCCCCCGACAGAGCGCTCCCTGAATACTCCGCCTTTGCTATTCTCATTTGGGTAGAGTTTATCTCCACAATATTTAAGGTATTTAAATACACACATTATCCCACTTGATCATCACATAACCCACAAGAAGGGTGGGGCAGGCATCCCTCCACCTCCGTAAACACACGAAACTCCATGGGACCCGCCTGAAGCTGCCCAAGGTCAGGGCCAACACCAGAATGATGTCATCTGATTTTCCAACCGGGTTCCTTTCCAAGGCACTgcttgacacacagtgttacttATTATTGTTCCCTTATATCCTGAAGCTACACTGAAAATCAAGATTCTTGAAGATAATTTGGTTGGTGTTTTTTTGAGGTTTTCGTTGGATTTTGTTCAGAGTCTTTAACTCAAAAATCTCTTCCTGACATCGTGCCAGTAGAATGACCCCGTTTCCCCACCTCTGAGTAACTGGGAAACCGGAGTTGAGACCATCCAGAAGCGGGGAGTAGTGCGCTGTTGACAAGACTCCGCCGGAGTCCCCCTCCCGCCTGACCTTCACCGAGACCCGTAACAAGCGCATGTGCTCTGACCTCCCACATGGCCGTGGATCTCACCGCCCAACCATGGGCCGAAGCCCCACGGCCCTGTGAAGAAAGCTGTCCTGTCCATACCGAATGCCTGCTCTGCCCCGGTCTCCATGCCAGGGAGACGCATAGGTGTAAACCGTCCCTCCTGCCATTCAACTCAGCTTCGAGGTGACAGAATAGAATCTTCTAGTCCATTAGACCAAGGCATCTCCGCCTGCTCTCTGAGAAGACGTAGGCTTTCCCCGATGGGCTTGCAGGACTGGAAACCCCCAAAGCACAGGTGATGTTTGCTGTCCGTGTCCTATTATACAGGacgatttttaaaagtaaaatcaattCTCTCTCCTGCAGAGTATAAAATGGGCACACACCAATTATTCTATAAGAATGAGGGAACCAGCAAGAtgttgaagaaaattttaaagaagaattgaacagaaatttatttttttaagattttatttatttatttgacagacagagatcacaagtaggcagagaggcaggcagagagggaggaggaagcagactctccgcagagcagagagcccgatgcggggctcgatcccaggaccctgagatcatgacccgagccgaaggcagaggcttcattccaccgagccgcccaggcgccccaaacagaAATTTAAAGTCCAGCACGTGTATAGGAGGAGAGGAATATGGGTGCAAACTAGCAGATCACCCAGTACCCACAGGGTAGCCGTCGACTGCACTCCGCCTcacagaatctgcatttctgcaAATAAAACTTACCTGCATTCTCTCAGTTTTCTAGGTACGTTACAGAGCTGTAGGGGCAACTGGGGGCGCATTCTGTCAGGTGGCCAACGCTAGGTtccagctccggtcatggtctcagggtcctgagatcgagccccgcatcgggctccccgtcAGTGCGGAGGCTGCTGGCGcgtctttctttccctccctcctgcccccccctcGCGCTCActcgcacgcgctctctctctctctctctctctgaaataaataaataaatctttttaaaaaataaataaataaagtccggAGCTGTAAATAGCTCAAAGCCAATAAGCAGGGGGATAACCTGGTTGGTGAACTGGACGGGTTCCCACTCGTCTGCTTGTACCTTTTCCCCCATTTCAAAATCTTTCTGATCTTTCCCTCCAGCCTTCCTTGTGGTCATAATAATATCAAAGATGACTTCTAATCACAAAACAGGGTTGATCTCGTTAGGTTTGAACGGATTATCTAGATAGTTGCGGCAAGAGTGTTATTTTACTTTGTGGACAGGCCTTGGTGAGAGTGAATCGGGATTAATAGCTTCCATGGAAGGAGTCACCAGGCCTAAATGGTTTCACTGACGAATTCTatccaaggagaagaaagaaatgatagcATTTCTGCACGATCCCTTCCAGAGAAGAGAATCCATTCTGTAAAGATTAGCATCGCGTAacaccaaagccagacaaagacattacaagagaGGAAAACTATAGACCCATGTTTTTTCTTAAACACAGATGCACATAGCCCCCAAAAATTACTGGCAAAAAAATCTAACAATGTGTAAAAATAACTGTATACCATgggcaagtgggatttatttccagTGTGCAAGGCTGGTTCCACGTTCAAAAATCTATCAATATGGTCTGTCACATAAAcagtccaaaaaagaaaaatcatatgatcccAGCCATCAGTGCGGAAAATAAGTCTGATGCGCATCCCCTGTTGAAAACCACCGGCTTGGAAGATGCTAGATTCAAATCAAAGATAATAGCCAATCAACATCTTAGGTGTTGTCTAAAATGTGTTCCCTGCGCGATCCCAGAAGTCTGACCAAGCTGGGAAGAGCGGACAACATCACGGGGCCGCGGAAAGCAGGGTACTGACAAATCTCCGGCACGGCCCACAGCGCTTTCCATGTCTGAACTATGCACATTGGCGAATTTTACCCTGTCCACTTGAATTTAACgaggtgagactgagcccctttTCCGCTCTGGTCATTCCTCCCGTGGAAAGGGGAAAGGGTTTCTGTGTACAGCACAACCGGCGTGTACAGAGGATTTCACGCCTGCACCCTCAGGAAAACAAGGTTGGAGAGCCTACAGGCCAATTTCCTGAACATGCCGGACTTAGAAAAACCGGGTTTACCTTCTGACCACCgatgtgctcgcttcggcagcacatgcGCCTTCTGACCACCgacgtgctcgcttcggcagcacatgcGCCTTCTGACCACCgacgtgctcgcttcggcagcacatgcACCTTCTGACCACCGCGCCCCaccatcctccctcccccagccagggAACTCGCTGCCGGGACTCGGGGACGCGGGCTGGACGCCCCTCTTTGCACGCCCGCCCGCGCCTTCCACGGGCTCCTGGCTGCTCGCTACAGCGCCCGTCTCCCCAGCGGCAATCCCTCTGCTGTTCCCGAATGAGCTCGGGGTCTCAGTTTACCTCTTTATTCAGGGTGACAAACTTTATGAAGGTTATAGTCGATAAAGCTGGACTGGTCCTGAATTCTAACTTCTCCCAGtgtctccccacctctccctacactgatgtttccaatttttctcaCACTTTTCTGCCTTAGAACtgctaaaatttaaaactgcCCTTTCCCCAAAGCCCGGCAGGTGGACACTGGACAAGTTGATATGACCTTCCGGGAAATCAGTGCCACAGCTCACGTTCGGACAACCTTTCCAGCGGCAGTGGGGTGGGCCACCGGGAAGGCTCCTGGAGCTCCAGATGACATCAGCGAGACGCTGAAGAACTGCGAAGCAGGAGAATGGGTCAGATtgccacccctgccctccctccgTCTGGAGATGCTTGGAGCCCCACGTCCAGAAATCTCCAACGACTGCCCACGGCCTCAGAAACTGACTCTATAGTGTGCTCCAACCATTAACCTTACATTCTGTTTGTTTCCGTTCAAACGCCAAAGACCTTGAGACCGGGCCGGCGGGTGGGGGTTGGTCAGCTCTGAACATGAGATTTCCCTGGGGACGTTCCAGATGGGCGAATGACGGAGCTCAGGAGAAGTTACTCCAACATATCACAGCAGCATATCGACTACCTTAAGCTGAAGGAGTTTGAGAACATGGCCACGGCAAGGTCACTCCGACCTCCACACGTCTCACCCTTGTCCCCTGAAATGGGTCATAAAACCCTCATGTGAGAGGTAGACCGTATACCCCGAAGGAAGGAGTGTCCATATCTCTGAAGACAAAGGGACACAGAGAACCCTAACAAGCCGACCGCACTGTCCGCCACGGCTCACGTCTCTCCCCGCCCACCGCTGCCTGCGCCCACCCCGTTCTCTACCACAGCTGCCGTTCCTGCCCAGCGCAAAGCACTCAGCAGACTGTCTCCTTGACTTCATGCCCTTATGCTGTCTTCTGTGTCACATAAAATGTGTCTTCAAtgaatttttatgcttttctcctgttaatctgtgtCTGTTGGTTTAATTTTTTGACCCATTGAGGAACCGTGAGAGAGTCAAGGAAAACCTTTTCTCCCCTTGCAAAGCCAGAGTAATGACCGCTGCAGGCCGGGGCTTCCCAAATTTAGTGTGCGCGGGCATCTCCGGGAGATTTGGTGCAAATGCAGGTTCTAAGTCAAGAGATCTGACTTGGGCCCCAAGATTGCATTCCCAATAAGCTTCCAAGATGCCGTGGACAGAGACAGAAGATCCGCAGGCCTGAGCAAGGAACCAGAACCCAGAGCAGGAGCGAGCAGACCGGATCTCCGAGACCCAGCCAGCCTCCCACTCCTTCCCAGTCACAGACTCTGAGCATGACCCTCCCTTCCCCACGCATGGGACAGGACCCGGCTCACTTCCCGATGTGATGTCACAGGTCCCCGGACATTCCACGGTCTCCCGGAGACCAAGCGGAGGGCCTTAGGGGAAGCTTGTCCTCCTTGGCTGGAGGGAACatggcagggagcagaggagtGACCCTGTTTGTCCTGCTGCTGTCCTGCTGGCGAGAAGCCAGGCTCCAaccagtaaaaatattttcaggttgGTCACAAGTGTATTGTCGCGGCGGTAGAAACGCTGGCTTCTGCGGGCTGGATCCGGCCGCCACGGCTCGTCCCTCGGGTCCTTGGGATTCCTGGTCGACCTCCTCATCTGTTTCTGGGGGCGGATGGAGCCTGTGGAACAGGTTTCCGTCCTGGAAGCCTTGTTGATCCAGAACTCCGTAGGAGGGGGCGTGCGCGACCGTTTTCATTACGGAAAATGTCTCACTTACCCAAAGCGCAGGAGGAGCCGAGAGAAGCCCAGCCCGGTCCCGTGACACGCGGGGGGGCGTCCCGCACTTTCCGCGCACATGCCTGCTGCTCCCGGGAGTGTGGAGGCCACCGCGGGCCACGCACACCATTGCTGGCGCGACGAAGGCGGTTTTCCTGCACTTTCCAGCGTCCTTCACACGCGGACGAAACAGCAGCCGCCTTCGCCGCTGCTGCCCTGGCCGGAGTCAGTGCCCGCCACCCCAGAGGCCCTTGCTGGGGACGGTTCCAGTCCCCCCCGGGCAGGTCCCCACGCACCTCTGGCTCCGGTGCTTCCATCCTGGCCCCTTCTGCGTGGAGGGCGACCGCGGCCCAGTAGGCCAGGACCGTGGGGCCACTGCGACTCGCGGGACGGGAGGACAAAGGACGGCAGGAAGCGGGTGCCCTGTGACCCCCACTTCCCACCAGGAAGCTCCGTGCCCGGgccacctgcctcctcccccaccttcttcaGAGGTCCCCAAAGACGGAAGGGAAGGGGACGGGAcggtccccagccccagctcccagagGTGGACACCCGGGCCCCGGAGCATCCTGCGGGGGTCGGTGCTGCTCTCCTGGGAGCAGAGGCGCCcctgggagcaggagcaggggtgctGGCCCCGAGCCCCGCAGAGCACTCCCCCTCCCGCCCTCACCCCGTCCACAGTGACCCGAGGGGTCGGGCCAGCAGGCCGGGCCGGGGTGAGAAGGCAGGCGGTCCGGGAAGAGGCGATCGCTCCCAGCTTCCATTCCTTTCGGAAACGGAGTCTCGAGGCGTCTACACAGGACAGTGTCCTTCGTGCGGCCGTGGGTGCAGAACGGTCTGTGACGGGGGTGGGGCCGAGCATCCCACAACGGTCCCGAGCCCGCGTCTCCAGGAACGGCCCCCAGTGCGGACGGACGGAGCGCCCGCGGCAGCCGCAGCCGGCCTGTCCCCTCCAGGACCTGCCCTCCCGTCGGGCCGGGGAGCCCCCAGATGACCCCCGGCGCCTTCCCCGGCTCGGGAGAGCAGTGAGGACCGTCGTCTCTCCGTCATCTATGACGGCCAGCCCTGGGCCTCCTCCTGGCTCGCAGCCGGGGCGCAGCGGCCCCACGCAGACCAGCGGTGGCCCCTCGCGCTGACCAAGTCCGCAGGCAGGGACAGTGGTGGGGACGACCCTGGGGGGACGGCGGACCAGCCTCTCAGAGACCGGCTCCGACCGGCCGAAAGTGCTCGCCGTTTCTAGGAGGAAACGGGACCAGAGGCCGGTGCGGGCAGGTGGGTGGAAAGGTCAGGCGGGTCCCTGTCGCGGGGTCCGTCCTGGGCAGGGTCCGGCCGGCTCCGGGCAGGCCTCACCCTTGAGGGGCCGGTGTCGGTGGCTCTGCTCTCCATGACGCTTGCCTGAGAGAGGAGATGAGCCGGAAAGAAGCTCTTCATCAGTTAGACGGTTTGAGGCCAAAACGGAGGTAGTTGTCGCCGCTCGTGCTTCTGGGGGTTATCGTGTCCGCAGACCCCGCTGCCGTCGGCCACGCGGCTCGGCCTGACCCCGGGGAGAGACGGGGCGGCAGCCGCGGGCCTGGTTTGCCTCGTTTGCCCCAAAGAATTAACCGAGCACGACCGCGGAGGTCCACGGGGAGCCCTTCCCCGCTGGCCGGCATGGACACTGTGCAAACGGGGAGGAGGAGCGGTCAGCGGATCCTGGTAGCTCCGGCGCCGGGGGTTCGAAGCCCAGACACCGCCGGTCGGGTGACGACAGGCGAGCCACAGCCCAGCCGCCACCGTTGACAGCGCACTTCAGAAACCGTGCGGATAttgtaaaacataaatatttttctgcacaCGCTCACTGGCTGACGCGCACAAAGCCTCCCTTATAATTACGGGAcagacacaaaatgaaaagagtatttttaacaAAGTGCTTGCCGGCGCAGCTGGACCCATTCTTAATGACTCATTAATGCCTCATCCAAAGAGAACCGCACTGCTTTGCCGCGTTGCGGAAGGTCAGCACACTGCGAAGCGATTGTCATCTCCGCGCAGACCTTCTCACAGACATTTCCTGCATTGTTCCGAGCCCTCCGCGCGCAGATGAGTCCATTGGTATGCAGATTGTCCGTCATTAAACCCATTTGAAAATCAGCGTCGTCACTGGTTTGCTGTTGGAACCCGAGCGTCTCCAGACGCCGCGTGCACGCTCCGTCCGTGCAGCCGGGCCTGCGGCGGTCCCCGGgctgccctctcccctctggaGGCGCCGCGACCTCGAGGCCTGATGGGAGGCTGGCCTTGACCTCGAGTGGAGGACAAGGACCTGGGCAGCCCTGCTCTgagccagaagagtgggagggagCCCCTGGCTGGTGCCGCCACAGCGGGGAGACGAGCATCAATACCGCACACCGCCGGGTCCCCAGCGCAGCGGGTTCGGGCCCGTGAGGCAGGGAAGGCGGCAGGTCGGGGTCCAGGGATCCCACGGAAGCCGCAGCTGGCCCGGCCGCTCCCCCACGAGACCCCGCGTCTTCCCTGTAGGCAGACCCTCCAACTCGCTCTGCTGATGAAGGGAGAGCGCAGGTGGCCGGTGTGTCTGggacccctccccaccagggAACCCCAGAGGGAACAGCAGTCCGCACTCCCAGTGCCCCAGATTCCTATCCCCGGGTCTCCCCAAGTACCTGCTGCTGGAGCCAGAGAGCAGGCAACGGTGTGCTTTTCACAAAAGGACACGCGTGTCCCTCCTGGTCGGCTGTCCTCGGAGCCCCTGCAAGGGCGACATCCTTAGAGCCAGGACGACGGTTCCCTTCAGAGCGATGGTGCCTGTGAGCACTGCCCGAGGGGGCAGGAGTCCCAGCTCAGGGCTCGTCCCTCCAAATACAGCCGCTTCGTTCACGGCTTTCCAGAGGAGAGCCCGGTCCTGGGAACCCCGGGCAGGGCTCTCCCCCGGCAGCAGGCTGGCAGGGACCCCAAAACTGAGACTACGGAGAGAGAAGTCCGTGCAGATTCAATGAATTGTGAAACTATCAGGGCATTTATTTCCCCCCCAGGTCGCACCACTTTAACaccatcaaatttaaaaattctggacGAAAACGTGGCTGGAGTATTTGGTAAGGAGCTTCCTGGCGTCAGATATCtggtgttggggggagggtgagTGGACGCACGGGGTGGAGGCTAGGATTCGGTTTAAAGTTAGAATCACCGTCCTGCGGCCAGGCTGGAGCTGGGAGGTAACCCCGAGTCCCGCGAACCAGCCCGGCAGGAGCCAAGCACCCCCAGGACCAGGAGGGGGGCTGGACAGCACTCCTGAGTTTCCCGGCGGATCTGACCGTCTCGGTCCCCACAGGACCAGAGTGGCCAGCGCCCACTCCATCCCGGGGCCGGCCACCCGAGGTCCCGACCACCCGGGGAAAAGACAAGACAGAGTCACTGGGATTTCTGACGACGCTGTGGGGCTCATCCACGGAAGCCcggaaggggaagggaggctcCTGCCCCCGCCTCCACCCCGCACCTCTCCCGGGGGAGAGCGGGAAGCCGTGAGAGGCGGACATCCGTGTCTCCTGAGGCTCGTGTGGTCCACCGGCGAGAGCCGCGGAGCCTGTGGCTTCAGAGCTCCCCGCTGCAGCGCGTCGGGCAGGCCCTCGGCCTGTGCGTGGGGCAGAgactggggggttgggggaagatcCGGggtgctctgggggaggggccgaccAGGGGACAGCTCACATGTGCCCTGAGGGACGCACTTCCACGGGGATGGGTGAGGGAGGCCTCCACTGAGGTCCCCGACCCCTGTGCACGGCGCTCCTCGAGTCCCTGTTTCCAGTCCCGGCTTCACAGGTGGCCGTAGGTCCACGTAGAGCAAAAGCGTATTGTCCTGTACCTCTGGCTTTAACATGACTTTGTGTGCTTTTCCCAAGATGAAATTCTAGTCCAAGAGATTTTGGATCCAAGTAATTCATCGTTGCTTATAACACAAAGACCACCACCAAAACCAACAGCGATTATGAGGAAAGAAAGCaagtatacatttttttgaaCCTATAACTGCGTATATTCCTGGGCTCGTGGGGGTGTGAAGGCACAATCCCAACATTCCGCGTTCTTGAAGGCCAGCTACTTCTGGGGCAAAACCAAATGAAAACGAGAAAGACACGGTTGTCCCAAACCATTTCTAGAACCTTCCTGAGACTGGGAGGCCTGGGCTGGCAGAGACGGGTTCCCCTCGGTTGGGGTGGGCTCTGGGCTGCACACGCAAGAAGGTCTTGTGCTCGGGCTGCGAATGGGGTCTAGCCACCGCGGGCACCCGGGGCGCACGGAACAGGAGCCCCCACCTGCCGGCGCACAGACGCGGACCTAAGCCTGCTGAGAGGGTGGGCGGCGAGCCTGACCCCGTTCCACGGGGGATGAATCTAGGGTCGGAAGCACTAGCCCAGGGCCACCCGGCGGGTAGTGAGCCAAGATAGGGCAGCTTCGCGGTGTCCGGAAGCACCTGGACCCGAGAACCAGCTCGCTGAGAACCAAGGCGAGTGTCGGGGCGACACCGGCCGGGGCGGAGCCGGTGTCCGAACCCATGTGCTGTGCACGAACTACCTTCAGCAGCAGGAGAGGTCCGCCCTGCCTTGAAGTCGTGCCTCGATGTAAACCCCAGTTCCCAGCACGGTGTCGCCCGACACCGCCGAGGCCCCGAGGCTGAGGGCAAGGCGGTCAGACGAGGCCAGACTCCCTCACGCGCGAACTTGCCCCCGCACGTTTTCAGTAGAACCTGACCAGGCCTCCGGCAGTCCCTGCGCCTCGGTGTGGACCGGAAGGCCCGTAGACGCGCAAGCACAACTCGTCTCCTTCTTTCTTCCGTGTTCTTCCTCAAAGGTGTCGCCACTAAAAAGAGTGTTAAGACGGATGTTCGTAAGGACCATGGAAAGGAAGTCTCTTCTGGGAATGAAGACAGGCTTTTCTTCAATGGTAAATGCAACCCCGGAGCCCCTGCTGGCGTCGAGAACCCAGTGGGCGGAGCCAGGCAGAGGCCGAGGGGGACAGCCCCGTCGTGGAGGGTGACAGTGTGGCCGGAGAGGGAGGCTGCTCTCCCCGCGGCGGGCAGACGTCCCTTCTCtgtccagcccccacccctgcccgtgGCCCTGACCCTGGCAAAGCAGGgcctggggaggaagagaggaatgtCCCCGCAGGCAGGTGGCCGCCCGGAGGAAGGGCTGCCACACTTCCCGCCCCCCCATGTCCGCGAGGTCAGTGTCCCTCCTGGGCGCGGTGGGTGGAGAGAGCCAGTGCCTCCCCCCAGCCAGAGTCCCCCGGGAGTGGGGGAGAGCGTCCCTCCGACAGCCGAGGTGGCTGACATGACTTCCAGTCTGCCGAGGCTCCGACGGACGCCACGGGGTGACAGATCTTTCCTTTACCCTAAAGATGGCGCAGAGGAAAGGTCGCCGGCGTAGGTCACGGGACGCCGGCTCTGCGGGACGTGGTGCTGAGCCCCGAGGCAGGACCAAGTCCTGGTACCAGGCCCAGGAGAGGGGAGATTTGACTTGAAAACTTATTTCCCAGCCCCCACTGAGCATCTCTGCAGGGGGGCCCTGGAATCTGCATTTCAGTCCAGCCTCAGGCCCCAGCCGCTGGTGTTTGGAGGGTGGCGTAAGCGTAGAAGGCTCATTGCAAGAAAGATTTCTGGTCCCCTGGATTCGTCCCAGCCACGGACTCTGGTAAAGGGCCCCGTGGAGATCAACTGCATAGCCAGGCAGCCTTTGAGCAGTGAGTCTGCGTCAGGGGATGGTCAGCGCGGCTGACCCGGGACAGCCCATGAGCTGGACCGGCCTCAGGGACACACATCGCACCCGTGGCACTCactggagaagcaggaggaaataAGCAAGGACAGGGAAACCTGAGCTAccaagagctggggaggggagaggtggtgTCTGGGGTGCGGGGGTTGGAGAAACCACTGGCTCACGGGGTCCTggtgcccagccccacccctagAGCGACCTGAAATTCCCACACCTGTGGTGCGTGTGTGACGGCGGCAGACGGCACTGTAGACCAACACTGTGCACCCCGAGACCTCTGTGGCCCACTGAGGGTTCTGCGGAGCCCCCTCCCCGCACAGCCCCAAGCTGCTGGCGCACACACTGACCTCCTCTGGGCCCCTGGGCGAAGGCCTCGATCTAACATAATGGCCTCCTCCCTACGTTGGCAACAGCTTCCCAGATAGAGAACACTGTTCcaatagagaaactgaggcatggctCGGTGAAGGGCCAGAGGTGGATTGGGAATCTGCACCCAGGCAGGTGTGACCCAGGGGCAGGAAGAGGTACCGGGAGAGAGACATTCCCGCCTGGTCAACACAGAAGCTTGAGTGAGAGcccctggtggggtggggtggcccCAAGGAGCCCTGACCACCCGGCAGCCCAGAAGGGATGGCATCGCTGGGTGCTGATGAGGTCTCCAAGCTGGCGGGCCCTGAAACAGCACTGTCCTCCCCTGGGGGGTGGGCACAgctt
Encoded proteins:
- the SPACA7 gene encoding sperm acrosome-associated protein 7 isoform X2, yielding MAGSRGVTLFVLLLSCWREARLQPVKIFSGRTTLTPSNLKILDENVAGVFDEILVQEILDPSNSSLLITQRPPPKPTAIMRKESVATKKSVKTDVRKDHGKEVSSGNEDRLFFNEEEKETIFQIKSLAALEKIIDNLRRTLGKTLKQKIKKHKYLFGKTKQLQRK